A part of Bacillus thuringiensis genomic DNA contains:
- the xerS gene encoding tyrosine recombinase XerS, whose amino-acid sequence MSNREKQVYQARVERHKEKMPWYIIEYIEEKTNLSPATLYGYLIEYEIFLQWLLTSRLATADGEVVTRIHEVPIETLEHLPLKQVKRFKSYLERQGNKTKAVIRTFSALKSLFNYLTSNTEDDNGECYFYRNVMAKMEIHKEKIDAAARAKEISEVIFHNNDDIKFMRFLSNEYEQMLQETAPGKLRFFKRDRERDIAILSLILGTGLRVSEAASLTISSINFRTRYIKVVRKGDKKSSVLATQTALDDVQEYLKVRTARYNCSDDEDILFVTNYKGSYAQISVNAIQKLTEKYTRAFDEKKSPHKLRHTYATNHYNENKDLVLLANQMGHNSMETTSLYTNIDDSKRREAIERLEKRQLKDSEQ is encoded by the coding sequence TTGAGTAATCGAGAAAAACAAGTGTATCAAGCACGTGTAGAACGTCATAAAGAAAAAATGCCCTGGTATATCATTGAATATATTGAAGAGAAAACGAACCTCTCCCCTGCTACTTTGTATGGATATTTAATTGAATATGAAATATTTTTACAATGGTTGCTCACCTCCCGTCTTGCTACAGCAGATGGTGAAGTTGTAACGAGAATACATGAGGTACCAATTGAAACATTGGAGCATCTCCCTCTTAAACAAGTAAAAAGGTTTAAAAGTTATTTAGAGAGACAAGGTAATAAAACCAAGGCAGTTATACGAACATTTTCGGCTCTAAAGTCATTATTTAACTACCTAACAAGCAATACTGAGGATGATAATGGAGAATGTTATTTTTATAGAAATGTTATGGCCAAAATGGAAATTCATAAGGAAAAAATTGACGCTGCAGCGAGAGCTAAAGAAATTTCAGAAGTTATTTTTCACAACAACGACGACATTAAATTCATGCGCTTTTTATCTAATGAATATGAGCAAATGTTACAAGAAACCGCTCCTGGTAAACTAAGATTTTTTAAGCGAGATAGAGAACGTGATATTGCTATTCTAAGTTTAATCTTAGGTACAGGCCTTCGAGTATCTGAGGCAGCTAGTTTAACTATTTCTAGTATAAATTTTCGTACTCGTTACATCAAAGTTGTGCGAAAAGGAGATAAAAAATCATCTGTTTTGGCTACACAAACAGCCCTAGATGATGTTCAAGAGTATCTAAAAGTACGTACTGCGCGTTACAATTGTTCTGATGATGAAGATATTTTATTTGTAACTAATTATAAAGGCTCATATGCACAAATTTCTGTAAATGCTATACAAAAACTCACTGAGAAATATACTAGGGCATTTGATGAAAAAAAGAGCCCTCACAAGTTGCGCCATACATATGCAACTAATCATTATAACGAAAATAAAGATCTTGTTCTGTTAGCGAACCAAATGGGACATAACTCAATGGAAACAACATCTTTGTATACAAATATTGATGATTCCAAACGCCGTGAAGCTATAGAGCGTTTGGAAAAACGTCAATTAAAAGATAGTGAGCAATGA
- the cas5b gene encoding type I-B CRISPR-associated protein Cas5b produces MEAIAFELKGRTAFFKKPDVNSNIYFTYSHIHKIALYGLLGAIIGAGGYTQQQKSIIDEGNSISNQYPEFYQLLNKLKVSIVPHGDRGYFSKKIQVFNNTVGYASKEAGGNLIVREQWLEKPHWTIYLWNNGDLEEEIFNRLKNRLIFSTCKYAPYLGKNDHPANIEHVRLVELEEVDELCGIESLVYLKDVYFSTRGTYDNTPIYYFEELIPIQLNSELNYYEFSEIVHTNRKIKQTSSTLSAFQTEGRVIAFI; encoded by the coding sequence ATGGAGGCTATAGCATTTGAATTGAAGGGAAGAACCGCATTTTTTAAAAAACCAGATGTAAACTCTAATATTTATTTTACATATAGTCATATCCATAAAATTGCGCTATATGGACTATTGGGTGCGATTATTGGTGCCGGTGGATACACACAACAGCAAAAAAGTATAATAGATGAAGGGAACTCTATTTCTAATCAATATCCCGAATTTTATCAGTTGTTAAATAAATTAAAGGTTAGCATTGTACCACATGGAGATCGTGGGTATTTTTCAAAGAAAATCCAAGTATTTAATAATACTGTTGGATATGCAAGTAAAGAAGCGGGAGGAAATTTAATTGTTCGCGAACAATGGTTAGAAAAACCACACTGGACAATTTATCTCTGGAATAATGGGGATTTAGAAGAAGAAATATTTAATAGGTTGAAAAATCGCTTAATTTTTTCCACTTGCAAGTATGCTCCGTATTTAGGTAAGAATGACCATCCAGCTAATATAGAACATGTTCGTCTTGTCGAGTTGGAGGAAGTAGATGAGTTGTGTGGGATTGAGTCATTGGTTTATTTAAAAGATGTTTATTTTTCAACAAGGGGGACATATGACAATACCCCAATATATTATTTCGAAGAACTTATACCTATTCAATTAAACTCTGAATTGAATTATTATGAATTTAGTGAGATTGTACACACAAATCGAAAAATAAAACAAACGTCTTCTACATTATCTGCTTTTCAAACTGAAGGACGAGTTATTGCATTCATTTAA
- a CDS encoding Rpn family recombination-promoting nuclease/putative transposase: MSIKLVNLRIDFAFKQLFGTKGNEEILTGFLNAILEESLDVPIVSLQLEDPHLHKSYEDDKLSILDLLATLDNGTQVNIEIQLRNTHDMVKRSLYYWSKLYTSQMQEGMPYRSLRKTITINLLDFILFPQDDSCHTIGQLWNIKNQQILSDDIEIHFVEIPKLVKQWREEKVNPWENAFVRWMLLLPAHEDEHLTQTLEEIAMNQDPILQKAMNKWENMSHDSSFRTAYEAREKLLLDEQAKLAHAREEGLEEGIEKGIEKGKIQLIRGMHKNGMPLEDIAKFTGLSTEEIRKLLL; encoded by the coding sequence ATGTCCATAAAATTAGTAAATTTACGAATTGATTTTGCTTTTAAACAGTTATTCGGAACGAAGGGAAACGAAGAGATTTTAACTGGATTTCTAAACGCTATCCTAGAAGAATCTTTAGATGTACCTATTGTATCTCTACAACTAGAAGATCCACATCTTCATAAATCTTATGAAGATGATAAATTATCCATATTAGATTTATTAGCAACACTGGATAACGGAACACAAGTTAATATTGAAATTCAATTACGGAACACACATGATATGGTGAAGCGATCTTTATATTACTGGAGTAAACTCTATACATCCCAAATGCAAGAAGGGATGCCGTATCGTTCACTCCGAAAAACAATTACCATTAACTTATTAGATTTTATATTATTTCCCCAGGATGATTCATGTCACACCATTGGACAATTATGGAATATTAAAAATCAACAGATACTAAGTGATGATATTGAAATTCATTTTGTAGAAATTCCAAAATTGGTCAAACAATGGCGTGAAGAAAAAGTAAATCCATGGGAAAATGCATTTGTTCGCTGGATGTTATTACTACCAGCACATGAAGATGAGCATTTAACTCAAACATTGGAGGAGATTGCAATGAATCAGGATCCAATTTTACAAAAGGCAATGAATAAATGGGAAAATATGAGCCATGACTCTTCTTTCAGAACAGCTTATGAAGCTCGTGAAAAGTTACTTCTGGATGAACAAGCTAAATTAGCACATGCTCGAGAAGAGGGATTAGAGGAAGGTATTGAGAAAGGTATTGAGAAAGGGAAAATTCAATTAATCCGTGGTATGCATAAGAATGGTATGCCATTAGAAGACATTGCAAAATTCACAGGTCTTAGTACAGAAGAAATACGAAAACTACTATTATAA
- the cas6 gene encoding CRISPR-associated endoribonuclease Cas6, which yields MNFELIITALLRENIHYEDSLQLIGGYINKIMLQSENLKALHKRKGYKNYVFSNFYPSEKDKIYKKDRVYVIRLKSLDYRFLKDLKECLPTIKNYSIQCLSLELKQLPQKHIVDLYTITPVVITVDNKPFLPEDSLDVLCNRLQANLEKKYKAFYGEELFTESFIQRIEFINRKPIKTNYKGIKLLGNKFKITVKDDEKSQLLAKVAVGAGIGEKNSALGCGFCFANYL from the coding sequence ATGAATTTCGAACTAATAATAACAGCATTATTAAGAGAAAATATTCATTATGAAGATAGCCTGCAATTAATTGGTGGTTATATTAATAAAATCATGCTTCAAAGTGAGAACTTAAAAGCTTTGCATAAGAGAAAGGGGTATAAAAACTATGTATTTAGCAATTTTTATCCATCTGAAAAAGATAAAATATACAAAAAAGACCGTGTGTATGTAATCCGCTTGAAAAGCTTGGATTATAGATTTCTTAAGGATTTAAAAGAGTGTTTGCCTACAATTAAAAATTATTCTATACAATGTTTATCATTAGAACTTAAACAATTACCACAAAAACACATAGTTGATCTATATACGATTACTCCAGTTGTTATAACGGTGGATAATAAACCATTTTTACCAGAAGATAGTTTAGATGTATTGTGTAATAGACTACAAGCCAATTTAGAGAAAAAATATAAAGCCTTTTACGGGGAGGAGTTATTTACGGAATCATTTATTCAACGTATTGAATTTATTAACCGTAAACCTATAAAAACTAACTATAAAGGTATTAAGTTACTGGGGAATAAATTTAAAATTACTGTGAAAGATGATGAGAAATCTCAATTGTTAGCAAAGGTAGCGGTAGGAGCAGGGATAGGTGAAAAAAATAGCGCACTTGGTTGCGGATTTTGTTTCGCTAATTACCTATAG
- a CDS encoding type I CRISPR-associated protein Cas7, giving the protein MNKWGKRVYGVIGVSSILSNWNADFTGRPKSTSDGTLFGSDKALKFSMRKYWVNQGEKVLYIKSYKINPKEGKMQPKELTERYQEIFDTEISKKSKTVDILKNLFSSIDVMNFGATFAVEGQNIGLTGVVQIGQGMNKYEDTTTEVQDILSPFRNSNKENADASSFGTKIVSNEAHYFYPFSVNPNNYDEYTNFIDGFNGYTEEAYMKFKKASLIGATALNTNSKSGCYNNFALFVECKEDEPLYLPQLDSYIEFNKQETLFSINLKKVEELIKPFQKKLENIEIYYNPLTMSIITTTDMFVRKNIFTEEKLEVLSV; this is encoded by the coding sequence GTGAATAAATGGGGGAAACGAGTATATGGAGTGATTGGGGTTTCAAGTATTTTGTCAAACTGGAATGCTGATTTTACAGGTAGACCAAAATCCACGAGTGATGGGACCTTGTTTGGTAGTGATAAGGCATTGAAGTTTAGTATGAGAAAATACTGGGTTAATCAAGGGGAAAAAGTGCTCTATATTAAATCTTATAAGATAAATCCTAAAGAAGGGAAGATGCAACCAAAAGAATTAACGGAGCGTTATCAAGAAATATTTGATACAGAAATTTCAAAGAAATCAAAGACTGTAGATATATTAAAAAATTTGTTTTCATCAATAGATGTGATGAATTTTGGTGCAACATTTGCGGTAGAAGGCCAAAATATTGGATTAACGGGTGTAGTCCAAATTGGTCAAGGAATGAATAAATATGAAGATACTACAACTGAAGTACAAGATATTTTATCTCCGTTTCGTAATTCTAATAAGGAAAATGCTGATGCATCAAGTTTTGGGACAAAAATTGTGAGCAACGAAGCTCATTATTTTTACCCGTTTTCTGTAAATCCAAATAACTATGATGAATATACAAACTTCATTGATGGATTTAATGGATATACAGAAGAAGCATATATGAAATTTAAGAAAGCCTCATTAATTGGAGCAACTGCACTTAACACGAATAGTAAATCTGGTTGCTATAACAACTTTGCCCTATTTGTAGAATGTAAAGAAGATGAGCCTCTATATTTACCACAGTTAGATTCATATATTGAATTTAATAAACAAGAAACTTTGTTCAGTATAAATCTGAAGAAAGTAGAGGAACTAATAAAACCGTTCCAAAAAAAGCTGGAGAATATTGAAATTTATTATAATCCTCTAACTATGTCTATTATTACAACTACCGATATGTTCGTACGTAAAAATATCTTCACTGAAGAAAAACTAGAAGTACTATCAGTATAG